The genomic window CGTGCTGGGCGCGGCGAAGACCGACTCGGTCACCGCCACGTACTACACGGAGGAGACCGACCTCAAGCTCGCCGTGCAGGAGGGCGACGTCGACGTCGCGAACCGCAGCCTGAGCCCGACCGACCTCGCCGACCTGGCGAAGGACGACTCGCTGACCGTGCACAACGGCCCCGGCGGCGAGACCCGCTACATGGTCTTCAACTTCGACACGATGCCCTACGGCGCGACCCAGCCCGACGCCGACGCGGCGAAGGCCCTGGCCGTGCGCCAGGCCGTCGCGAGCGTCGTCGACCGCGAGGCCCTCGCCAAAGAGGTCTACAACGACACCTACACGCCCCTCTACTCCGTCGTCCCCGACGGCCTGACCGGCGCCACCAAGCCGCTCGAGTCGCTCTACGGCGACGGCCAGGGCGGCCCCGACGCCGACGCGGCGACCGCGGCGCTGTCGACGGCCGGCGTGGACGTTCCCGTGCAGCTCGACCTGCAGTACAGCCCCGACCACTACGGCGCGTCGAGCGACGAAGAGTACGCGCTCATCAAGACGCAGCTCGAGGCGTCGGGCCTGTTCACCGTGAACCTGCAGTCGACCCTGTGGGACACCTACTCCACCGAGCGCCGTCAGGACGCCTACCCGGTGTACCAGCTCGGCTGGTTCCCGGACTTCTCGGATGCGGACAACTACCTGTCGCCGTTCTTCGTGAAGGACAACTTCGTCGGCAACCACTACGACTCGGCGGCCGTCCAGGCCCTCCTGTCGCAGGAGATCGCCGAGGACGACGAGGCGGCCCGCACGGCGCTCATCGGGGACGTCCAGGACGCCGTCGCGGCCGACCTGCCCACGCTGCCGCTCCTCCAGGGCACGCAGGTCGTCGTCTCGGCCAGCGACGTGCAGGGCGTCGACGACACGCTCGACGCGTCGTTCAAGTTCCGCTACGGAGCGCTCAGCCGCTAGTCGGCAGGACGACCGCCTCACGGCGCGACGACGAGGGGTGCTCCGCCCACGGGCGGGGCACCCCTCGCGTCCGCCCTCCTCGCTCCACCCAGAAAGGCACATCGACGTGACAGTGCTCACCGGCGACCAGATCGCCCCCGAGCGGCCCGCCCCGGCGGCCCCCCGACGACGCCGTGCAGGCGGCGGAGGCGGTGGTCTCGGACGCTACCTGGTGGTCAGGGCCCTCCTCATCATCCCCACCGTCTTCATCCTGGTCACGCTGGTGTTCTTCCTGATGCGCGTGGTCGGCAACCCGATCACGGCCTCGGTGGGCGACCGTCTGACGGAGGCGCAGCTCGCCGAGCGCCTCGCCGCGGCCGGCTACGACCGGCCGATCATCGTCCAGTACGTCGAGTACCTCGGCCAGATCGTGCGCCTGGACTTCGGCACCACCGCCACGGACAACCGCCAGATCAGCGACATCATCGTCACGTACGGCGCCGCGACCCTCGAGCTCGTGATCTACGCGCTGATCGTGGCGCTCGTGATCGGCATCCCGCTCGGCATGCTGGCGGCCTACCTCCGCGACCGCTGGCCCGACGCCGTGCTGCGCATCCTCGCGATCTTCGCCTACGCCACTCCCGTCTTCTTCGCGGGCCTGCTGCTCAAGCTCACCTTCTCGGTCTGGCTCGGCTGGCTCCCGCTGAGCGGGCGTGCCGACACGAGGATCGCCATCGCCCTCGGCCGGATCGAGAACCCGACGGGCATCTACATCCTCGACGCGCTCCGGCTCGGCAACTCGACGATCACCCTGAACGTGCTCAGCCACGCGGTGCTGCCGGCCCTCACGCTCGGCCTCCTCACGGCGGGCATCTTCCTCCGCCTGGTGCGGACGAACGTGATCGGCACGCTCGGCTCCGAGTACGTCGACGCGGCGAGGTCGCGCGGCGTCTCCGAGCTTCGCCTGGTGCGCAAGCACGCGCTGAAGCCGGCACTCATCCCGATCATCACCGTGATGGGCCTGCAGATCGCCATGCTGCTCGGCGGCTCGGTCCTCACCGAGACGACCTTCGGCTGGCGCGGCCTCGGCTTCCAGCTGCAGCAGTACCTGTCGGCGCGAGACTTCGTGGCCGTGCAGGGCATCGTCGCGGTGCTCGCCGTCATCGTCGCCGTCACGAACTTCCTGGTCGACGTCATCGCGGCCCTCATCGACCCGAGAGTGAGGTACTGACCGTGTCGACCACCACCTCCGGCGTCCTGTCCGACCGGCACGAGCCCCTCTGGAAGCGCCTGCCGATCGTCGCCCACGTGCGACGCTCGGTCGGCCTGCAGCGCGGCATGCTCGTCGCCGGCATCGTCATCTGCGTCGCGTTCATCGTGCTCGCCGTGTTCGCCCCGCTCATCGCGCCGTACGGCTACGGCCAGCTCAGCGACGACGCGGGCACGTTCGCCCGTCAGGCCGCGCCCTCGGCCCAGCACCTCTGGGGCACCACGGTCGGCGGCTACGACGTCTTCAGCCGCGTGGTCTGGGGCACCAGGACCGCCATCTCCGTGGTCGTCGTGGCCGTCGTCCTGTCGATCGTGCTGGGCGTCGTCCTGGGCCTCGTCTCCGGCTACCTCGGCGGCTGGGTCGACCGCGTGCTCGTCGTCGTGGCCGACGCCGTCTACGCGTTCCCCTCGCTGCTGCTCGCCATCGTCGTCTCGATCGTCATCAGCGGCGGCCAGTCGAGCCTCTGGGGCGGCATCCTCTCGGCGGGCATCTCGATCACCGTCGTCTTCGTGCCGCAGTACTTCCGGGTCGTCCGCGCCGAGGCCGTCCGGCTCAAGTCCGAGGCGTTCGTCGAGTCCGCCAAGGTCGTCGGCAGCAGCACGCCGCGCATCATGTTCAAGCACGTGCTCCGCAACGCGACCCGC from Frigoribacterium sp. PvP032 includes these protein-coding regions:
- a CDS encoding ABC transporter substrate-binding protein, coding for MTSDSRLNRRVLAVMGGAAATALVLAGCASGGDAADDALNGISVGTTDVITSLDPAGSYDNGSFAVQNQVFGFLMNSPYGSPDVEPDLAESAEFTDPTTYTVTLKDGLTFANGNALTSSDVKFTFDRQLAIADDNGPSSLLGNLASTEAPDDKTVVFTLKGADQTWPQILSSPAGPIVDEDVFSATGLTTPDDIVEGNAFSGQYTITDYSENESIQYAANESYDGVLGAAKTDSVTATYYTEETDLKLAVQEGDVDVANRSLSPTDLADLAKDDSLTVHNGPGGETRYMVFNFDTMPYGATQPDADAAKALAVRQAVASVVDREALAKEVYNDTYTPLYSVVPDGLTGATKPLESLYGDGQGGPDADAATAALSTAGVDVPVQLDLQYSPDHYGASSDEEYALIKTQLEASGLFTVNLQSTLWDTYSTERRQDAYPVYQLGWFPDFSDADNYLSPFFVKDNFVGNHYDSAAVQALLSQEIAEDDEAARTALIGDVQDAVAADLPTLPLLQGTQVVVSASDVQGVDDTLDASFKFRYGALSR
- a CDS encoding ABC transporter permease → MAPERPAPAAPRRRRAGGGGGGLGRYLVVRALLIIPTVFILVTLVFFLMRVVGNPITASVGDRLTEAQLAERLAAAGYDRPIIVQYVEYLGQIVRLDFGTTATDNRQISDIIVTYGAATLELVIYALIVALVIGIPLGMLAAYLRDRWPDAVLRILAIFAYATPVFFAGLLLKLTFSVWLGWLPLSGRADTRIAIALGRIENPTGIYILDALRLGNSTITLNVLSHAVLPALTLGLLTAGIFLRLVRTNVIGTLGSEYVDAARSRGVSELRLVRKHALKPALIPIITVMGLQIAMLLGGSVLTETTFGWRGLGFQLQQYLSARDFVAVQGIVAVLAVIVAVTNFLVDVIAALIDPRVRY
- a CDS encoding ABC transporter permease; this translates as MSTTTSGVLSDRHEPLWKRLPIVAHVRRSVGLQRGMLVAGIVICVAFIVLAVFAPLIAPYGYGQLSDDAGTFARQAAPSAQHLWGTTVGGYDVFSRVVWGTRTAISVVVVAVVLSIVLGVVLGLVSGYLGGWVDRVLVVVADAVYAFPSLLLAIVVSIVISGGQSSLWGGILSAGISITVVFVPQYFRVVRAEAVRLKSEAFVESAKVVGSSTPRIMFKHVLRNATRSLPLILTLNASEAILTLAALGFLGFGIGPTSAAEWGYDLNRALSDTASGIWWTGVFPGAAIVLMVLGITLVGESLNDLADPRLRTRRRAGRSKKAGRSSDGSTTTSTTAAPVEPQEATA